The following proteins are encoded in a genomic region of Candidatus Kryptobacter tengchongensis:
- a CDS encoding uracil-DNA glycosylase, family 4: MNFRSLEELNKRIINCRKCPRLVKWREKIAKEKVARFKNWNYWGKPVPGFGDPQGKLLIIGLAPAAHGGNRTGRMFTGDRSGDWLYRALFKFGFANQPESISKDDGLKLNNCYITAIVRCAPPENKPDIWEIKNCNIYLRNEFDLLKEINTIVTLGGLAFSTTIRTLLGAGFERINGNLKFKHGNELTFINHKNGKKINLICSYHPSQRNTFTGKLTEEIFDKIFIRAKELIEK; this comes from the coding sequence TTGAACTTCAGATCACTTGAGGAACTTAACAAGAGAATCATAAACTGTCGCAAATGTCCCAGACTTGTAAAATGGCGTGAAAAAATTGCAAAGGAAAAAGTCGCAAGGTTTAAAAACTGGAACTATTGGGGAAAGCCTGTTCCTGGCTTTGGAGACCCACAGGGCAAACTTTTAATTATTGGGCTTGCACCAGCTGCACACGGCGGAAATAGAACCGGGAGAATGTTCACTGGAGATAGAAGTGGCGATTGGCTCTACCGAGCTCTCTTTAAATTTGGCTTTGCGAACCAACCAGAATCAATATCAAAAGATGATGGTTTAAAACTTAACAATTGCTACATAACCGCTATCGTCCGCTGCGCTCCACCCGAAAATAAGCCAGATATATGGGAAATTAAAAATTGCAACATATATCTCAGAAACGAATTTGACCTTCTAAAAGAGATAAATACAATTGTTACACTTGGAGGGCTTGCCTTTTCAACCACTATTAGAACCTTGCTCGGGGCTGGATTTGAGAGAATAAACGGAAATTTAAAATTTAAGCATGGCAATGAATTAACATTCATTAATCATAAAAATGGTAAAAAAATAAACTTAATTTGTTCCTACCATCCAAGCCAGCGAAATACTTTTACTGGAAAATTAACAGAAGAGATATTTGACAAAATTTTTATCCG